The Caldivirga sp. genome contains the following window.
TAGTGTTATCGAGTTACGTTAAGTTACCCGTCAGGGATAAGGCTGTTGAGTCAAGTGTACTTAACTTAACGGGTAACGTTAGTAACATTACTACACTCATCAATGAGTTAATTAGGGTTAGTAAACTAACCGTAGTTATCGTTGGTTGGCAACCTGATAAGGGGTGGTCAACAACCCCTCTCTTCACCAGTGAATTAAGTGTAATTAGGAATAAGGTTAAGGCATTTGCCTCCCTATTCCCTCACGACGTGTTTGAGTTAAGTGATAGGTACATTTACGTACTGTACATTAATCATCCCTCAGGCTAATGCGTTAAAGCAGCCACTACGCTTAGCCTTATTAGCCATTGTGTGGGCATGCAGTATTGGTTCAGGCATTCTATCCCTTAGGCATAGCCCTGAAATTAAAGTGAGGGCATCATTAAGCGTAACCATGTTGCCTACGCTTACGTAGACCTCATGACTACCGCATTTAACTACACCGCCAATAACCTCCCCATTACTTGGATCAAGTATTAGGGATTCCCTAACCTCACCGTAGAGTAATGATTTTGCAACTCCAATGGTTGGTAAACCCATTACAACCCCGAAGTGCGCGGCTATGCCAAGCCTATAGGGGTGGGCTATCCCATGACCATCAATTAACACAACCTGGGGTCTTCTACTAAGCCTCATGAAGGCCTTAATCATGGGTGAAAGTTCCCTGAATGATAATAGTGTTGGCACGTATGGGAACGTAACCTCACCTTCATAGCACCCATACTCAATAACGTGACTCAGCCTTATTGAGTAGGTTGCGGCCACTGAGTAGGCGTAATTACCCTTATACGCCACATCAATGCCTGTAATGAGGTCTATGGGTTGCTTCAACGGTGTAGTCACCACCATTGAGGCTAGCCTCCTCTGAACCATGCGTGCAGCCTCAAGGTTAAAGCCCCTTGGTATCCTTGACTTAACGTAATTCTCGCTAATAGTCCTCTTAACCATTCGGTTAATTCACCGATTAAACCAGGTTGAACTACCCTTTATTGGTTTCCCACAGCGTCCTCTTAGGTTTAAGCAATGATGAGCCCTAATGATTATTCAATGATGCTAATTCCTTAGACATCTCTATTATTCTCTTAACTATACTAGTGGTGCTGCATAGTTGGCAATTAACCATGTTAGGCATCCTAACAACCTCAACATTAATGCCTCTACTCCTCAAGGCCCTCCTAATCTCATCCTCAGTGAAGGGTTGGTTAGGCCCAAGGAGTATTACGTCAGGCTTCTCCTCCTCAACAACCCTGAACATGTCGTCCCCGTAACCAACCCTAGCCTTAGTCACGTACTCTAAAGCCCCAAGTACCTCAGCCCTTTGCTTAGCTGGTATTATAGGCTCCCTACCCTTAATCCGCCTAACGCTCTCATCAGTGGATACTACGGCTACAACCCTACCTAAACTCCAAGCGTACTTGAGGTAACCTATGTGGCCTGGGTGTATTATATCAAATGTACCGGCTACGAAAACCTTCCTTGAGGCTGACTTAGCTAGTTCACTCGGCTTCCTCCAATTAACATCACTTAGCTTAAGGATTCTTAAGGCGTCCAATAGGCCCTCTGCATATGATATTGTCGCTAGGGCAGTCTCATAATCACCAACCTTGAAGTAATGTAAA
Protein-coding sequences here:
- a CDS encoding cytidylyltransferase family protein, producing the protein MNALADRVMTYVRNVEQAIEALRKGTNGNGDIGELIELAEAYLKDTLHYFKVGDYETALATISYAEGLLDALRILKLSDVNWRKPSELAKSASRKVFVAGTFDIIHPGHIGYLKYAWSLGRVVAVVSTDESVRRIKGREPIIPAKQRAEVLGALEYVTKARVGYGDDMFRVVEEEKPDVILLGPNQPFTEDEIRRALRSRGINVEVVRMPNMVNCQLCSTTSIVKRIIEMSKELASLNNH
- a CDS encoding endonuclease V; protein product: MVKRTISENYVKSRIPRGFNLEAARMVQRRLASMVVTTPLKQPIDLITGIDVAYKGNYAYSVAATYSIRLSHVIEYGCYEGEVTFPYVPTLLSFRELSPMIKAFMRLSRRPQVVLIDGHGIAHPYRLGIAAHFGVVMGLPTIGVAKSLLYGEVRESLILDPSNGEVIGGVVKCGSHEVYVSVGNMVTLNDALTLISGLCLRDRMPEPILHAHTMANKAKRSGCFNALA